One Mus pahari chromosome 21, PAHARI_EIJ_v1.1, whole genome shotgun sequence genomic window, AACTCACAGACTGAGCCCAGAGTGGGCAGTGGgcatatatgtgttttatatgccCTTAGTGTGCCTACCACACTCAGCAAATGAGTCCCACTGTGAGAGCTCCATAGTCATCACCTGCAGACCAAGTGGTGCAACTGGTTTATGGTTTCCCGTTGGCACAGTTGTGGGGCAGTACCTCTGCACATGCTGCTTGACTGGCGTGCAGAGCCTGTGCTCTACCCTCAGCTCTGCCACAGCTCTCCCTAGCACGGCTCGGAGCAGTATGCTTAAGGATCTGTGCCTTGTTTTCTTCTGCCAAGCCAGGATAGAATAGTGGGATTAGTGTCACTGTGACAGCCTCAGATTGACATTAGCATGCCAACCCTGTCCTTGTGCATGTGCTTCCTGGATGCCCGTCCATTTGGGGAGACCAGGCTAGAGATGAAGCTCATCAAAGGCTCTGGCGGCACCCCAAAGCTCAGCTACACAGGACGTGACGACCGGCACTTCGTACCCACAGGTGTCTACATTGTCAGGACTGTAAATGGTAGGTACTGTTCCTGCCCCTAGCCAGCAAGGGGGACTTGACTCAGACTTGCTTGTTGAGGTGGACAGCAGTCAGCTGGCAATTCCTGAGGTACCTGCTGGAAACACCCCATTTGGGCCTGTTCTGGCCTTTggctgggagcagggagagatgaaATTGTAGATGCCCATAAGGTATTCTCAGCAGGCAAGCATGGCCTCTCCACTATGTACCCCTACAGGCTGGAGATGTCACCCGTGTAGTGCTGAGGATCAGGCTAGGCCTTGGGGAGGTTATAATCTGCCATTTGGGTGTGGCCATTGGAAGCTGAAGGGACTAGGCAGGGGAAGAAAGGATGGGCATCCCTGTGGGGACTGTCCTGAGTGCCTGCCCTTGTCTCCCTCAGAGCCATGGACCATGGGATTCAGCAAGAGCAATAACAGGAAGTTCTTCTACAATAAGAAAACCCAGAAGTCCGTCTATGCTCTCCCTACAGAATCCATTGCCCCCTTTCAGTAAGTAGCCCTCCGTTGGCTTGGAACCCATCACTGCCATGCAGAAAGAAGTGTGGACCTGATTCGTCCAGCTTCTAGGTAGAGAGCTGACTGGCTAGGTGGTGGAGGGGAACCTGCCAGAGAGTTTGGAGGAACATGTAGAAAGCTTGCCCCTTATGACTCAAGGTCTCAGGTATTCTTCCTCAAGATATGTTGGTCAGCTTGCTGCTGGACATGAGCTTCTATCGTAGCCCCAATAGGGCCTCAAATTAGCCACGAGCACTTGTTTCTGTAGCTAGCTAATACTGACCTTAGTGGAACAGGTGAGCTAGGAACACCAGTATTCTAGCTGGATGCAGGTTGTGGCAGCAAGTTAGTTCTTGGCGGCATGGGAGGAGCTGGGACCTACTGGGTGGAATCTTTAGATGCCAGAGAGGCATCTCTCAACTTGAGTCATTGACAGAACCCAGTATAAAAGCACCTATCTGGGGACAACGTGCTAGTGGTTTCTTGGTCCTGCACCACCTAGATACAGCACTCTGATggcttcttcccccacccctttataGTACCTGCTACTACAGCCGGCTCTTCTGGGAATGGGGAGATGGCTTCCATATGCGTGACTCCCAGAAGCCCCAGGATCCAGACAAGCTGTCCAAGgaggatgtcctttccttcatccAGAGTCACAATCCTCTAGGTCCTTAGGGTTTCTACTTGATGAATGTCCTGTCATTCTTAAGGTGGGGCCTCTTGGAAAGGATCTAGGACTGTTCTCCCTGATCGTAAGGGAGATGGGCTCCTCCCCATTCCCAAGGAGCTCTATGAGGCCTTAGGACACATCTGTGAAACTGTGCTGTCTGAGACCTGGCACCACCAGGAGTTAACCTTAAAAGCAGCTGCTCAAGGGCAGGTCAGTGCTTAGGACTTGTCAGAGTCATTCCCTCTGGAATTTTTAGACTCGGTCTTCTGAGTTCCATTTACTGCCCTCGATAGCAGTCAGAAATGGGGCAAATGTTTTGCCCCATTTCTACTAGGCCAGCCAAATGTGGAGGCCCTCCATCACAACGCTGGCCAGGAGCAGCTGTCGTACCAATCAAAGTTGTTTCTTATGGTCTTTTCTTCACCCCAATCCTGGAGCTTGTCCTGGCAGGTCAGGAAGGAGTGTGGACCCAGTACCTTTCAAACATCAGAGCTTTGGGTACTGGGTAAAACTGctccttgagattccacctctgtGTAAGCACTGGGCAGCTCCAGGGGGAGAGCAGTCTAAAAACCTGCCCTTTGACTTCCTGTTTGGCAGTAACAGAAAGTTACTCTAGCAGTCCAGGCCACCTGAAGCTCTTGGCAGAGTGCTGAGCTAGCCGTGGCTCCAGctgctccttcctctccagtAGGAGGTACATAGCAATCTGCTTTGATTTGTGGATAGTCAGTCACTCCATTTCCTGTCTCTGTAAGAGGGAGGAATAGCAACAGCTTTGGGTTGGGGAGGGCATCTGTGGTTGTTTCTAATGGGAAATCTCTTTCAAGAGATGTTCATGCAGGCTCCCTAGGGCCCCATGCCAGTGCCAGACTGGTTTCCATGGAGATAGGGCACTGAGGCACCTGTGAGGTTGGAATTGACTCCACCATGGGAGGTCCCTTCCACCAGCCCCCAACCCCAATCCTAGCAGCAAGTGCTAGGATGCCATATTTGCACCCAGTTCTGGGTCTATCAGTGTGTCTTACAGAATCTTGGatcattaaacatatttttactGTTCGTGTGGCTCTGTGCTGGGCTGCTGTTATCCACAGTGCTGTGTGGCTGAGGAAGGGGAGTGTTTGTGGAAGCCAAGCTTCTCCAGCTCCTGAGACTGCCATCTACTAGACAGGGAGCCCAGAGGCTCATCAAAGTGCAGTTCCTGTATAAAGCAGGACTTGGGGGCAAAGGAGCTCACCACCctaggagggtggggagggtccCTTTTCTTGCATAAACCACACAGCTCACTCCATGGCAGCACTGTGGCAGTCCAGGATCAGTCTGTGTGACTAACATAGCAAGGCTTCAGACCAATTACTGTCACTAGACGAGATAGGAGAAAGGCTCTTCTGCTGACTGGCTAGCCGCCTCCACAAGAGGCCACATTGTGCAGGAGCCCCAGGTGAGAACTCCTTCACCTGACCATCACATACGTTGGTGGGCTCCCTCCAGCCGATTCTGTCTTCATGTTTCACAGCCTGGTTTTACTTGGTGGGCTCCTGAGTGAGCTCCCTTAGGGCCCTCTACTGTGTGTGGAGATAGGGGAGAATCCTAGAGAGCTGCTCCTGACtggccgccgcctcctcctcctcactcccacCCTACTCACTGGCTCTTGTCACCATGTCAGTCTGGTCATTGCCATAGCTCTTACTGGCCATAGGCACCTGCAGGCCTCCCTGGCCCTGCCTGTCTCTGGAAAAGGAGGTCATTCCACACACCCCTGGAACCTCCACTTCAAGCCCAAGCCACCTTTTCCCATGCATGCTGCATTTGGTTCAGTGGTAATAgtcacagggcagggcaggctggAGCTGCAGGTGGCAGGCATAGTGCTTGCCCTCCCAGCTGCACGTCTCCCTTCCTCCTGAATTGTACATAAGAATTTTGGAACATCCCTTCATCTTTGAGACAAGAGTGCCTCCCTTGCTAACTCTCACCTTGTCAGCAGGAAATAGCAGATAGCAGAGCCTGGGGCTCTTTATTGCCCCTCTACTAAGCAGAAGGAAGCAGTGCCATGCACTTCTGCTACAGTGGCACAACCCCAGGGGACAGGCCCCCACCTCTGTGTGAGCTTGGTCTCTggatggggagtgggagggaacCTGCTTGGCTGGAGATGGCTGACTCACATAGTCCAGTAAGCATAGAGCAGGGCGAAGACAGTGAAGATGGCCACCGAGAGGAGCATGTTCTTCCGGTTCTCTTGTCGAAGCAGCTTTAGCTCTTTCTCTGGGAggaaaagatagaaacaaaacaacactggGGCCCATCTAGCTGCTCCTGCTTCCCAGGACGGACACTCTGATGGAAAGAAGCGTCCCCTCCCAGCCACTGTCACCCTCGCAACCCTTTAGCTAGACCTAGACCTAAGGGCAGGCCTGACTTGCTCAACCACTCCTCTGCGAGTACAGTATGGCATGTGTGAGGTGAGGCCACCTCTGAAAGCCATAGCAGGCATGTGTTAGCCTGCCACGGATAGCTCTGCCGTGCTCAGCCTTCAGGACAGCTGGGCCTCCTCTGCTCACACTGCTCCTGAATTCAGCTGCTCTATTGGGTACAGGTTCTACCTTGGCCACCACCTCTAGCTGTGCACTGGACTAGGAGGAGAACTGGCGGCCCGCTCTGGGCTGAGTAGAGGTGGGATGGGGTACATCTGAAGAGCTCTCTGCAGACCACAGTTCTAGCCTTAGGGCAGAGGGTACCGGGCTCTACCTGGCTCTACTTCCAGCACCCAGAAGGTGGCAGCATTGCTCCACCCACAGAATGCCTTTCCTGCCCCAAGTGAGGAGGGCACCCAGTCTAGGTTGTTCTGGTGGGGTGGGACATGAGATGCAGAATCCAGTGTCTGTAGACGTGGGCCTTTTTTCTGGACATGGCCCAGATACCCCAAAGAATACAGATCTCTTGTCCTGCTTCCTCCtttggaccaaaaaaaaaaaaagcgcccCATTTTCTTGCCAGGTGCCAGGCCCAGGCTGACGCCAGGAGGGAACTTGCTTACCATACTTGGAGGCTTTGTTCATGAGGGtgttcttctccttctccagagACCTCCTGTGGGGAAGGAGTTTACAACTCAGACCCTTTTTTCCTGTCTTAATCAGAGAAGCAGTAATTCTTGTCTGTTTGAATAAGGAAGTCAAAAACTTAGGGCACAGGAGTTGAAACTCTACAGTTAGGGACCATTCTGCCTTGGCTTAGAGGGTTGTGACTGAATGGAGGCATTACCTGTCCTGAGGACTGAGCTCTGCCCTGGAGAGCTGGGAGGTCACGGCCTCCAGGTCCTTCCGACACCGGGACAGCTTTTCCTCTAGCCCGTCAATCTGAAAGACAGGCACAGAGCTTTCCTGACACTGGCACCTCAGAGGTACTCACCTTTAGGGCCCCCACTCTGCCCGTGCACCCCATGTCTGTACTGGGCAGGGCACAGGTTAGCTGTCTCGCAGGAACAGGGCACCAGTTGTTTGCACCAGAGCCTGGCACCCTGTAGCGCTCTCCCTATGGTGTACTCGAGGGAGAAAGCACTGCGGGGCGGTCCCGAGCACTCCGCGTGGCGTGGCAGGGGTTAAGTGTCAAGGGTGCCTCCCTGGAGATATCCTAACAGTGCAGTCTGTGTTGTCACAAGAGACATTTTTCTGAGAATCAATAAAGATTGGCGAAACAATGCAACTTAAAAccacttctgtttctctctgatgTGGCTCTTGGGCAGAAATGTTGCCAAGGTCAGCAAAACTCAATGGCAAAGTAGCCAAGCTCCTGAAAGCCGGAGAGCTGCCAGCCGTGCCTTCTCCTGCTCACTCCGTCAGTTCAGAGCTGTGATCTCAGGGGAAACACCCAAGCTGTGGGAAAACGACTATCCACACCTGTGCCATGTCATGCGCCTGGCCTTCACTTGGTCTCTAAGTGTCTAAAGTGGTCTCTGGCTGGG contains:
- the Ccdc167 gene encoding coiled-coil domain-containing protein 167, which gives rise to MGWSSARKTAGNMTKKKRENLGVAQEIDGLEEKLSRCRKDLEAVTSQLSRAELSPQDRRSLEKEKNTLMNKASKYEKELKLLRQENRKNMLLSVAIFTVFALLYAYWTM